The Fulvivirga ligni genome window below encodes:
- a CDS encoding alpha-amylase family glycosyl hydrolase encodes MIDRVKKLVSAFLVLIVFVSCGEDEFNVPKQATVEVNEFSNVPAIKDIIMYEVNLRAFSRGADLDGVTERLDYLQDLGVNTIWLMPIYPIGQVRSVNSPYSISNYTAVNAELGTINNLRKLVNEAHSRDMAVILDWVANHTAWDHPWVTEHPTWYTQDGAGNIMIPANTGWEDVADLNYSNSGMRQEMIKSMEFWLDEAGIDGFRFDAVDFVPEDFWSDATAQLNAHSDKDLILLAEGGAPVNFQSGFDLNYAFDFNNTLRDVFGNNGSANLIFNTNASEYTAIGDGLKLRYSTNHDVYGHDGTLNQFYKNDAGSLAAFATCLYMKGIPLIYTGQEINFPNLISFFDYNYLPWDSNPGLIQSYQELLSIRKDHEVFIDGDLISYPDNNALVYVRENDAEKILVMINVRNATTSYTLPEALQNTSWSNLMSGDGTTLNDAVTLNPFEIQLLKAN; translated from the coding sequence ATGATAGATAGAGTAAAGAAGTTAGTATCAGCATTTTTAGTGTTAATCGTTTTTGTTTCCTGTGGAGAAGATGAGTTTAATGTACCTAAGCAGGCTACCGTAGAGGTAAATGAATTCTCGAATGTACCTGCCATTAAGGACATTATAATGTATGAGGTGAATCTTAGAGCATTTAGCCGAGGCGCTGACCTGGATGGTGTTACCGAGAGACTTGATTATTTACAGGACCTGGGTGTAAATACAATATGGCTCATGCCCATTTATCCTATTGGTCAAGTTAGATCTGTTAATTCTCCCTATTCAATAAGTAATTATACAGCCGTAAATGCTGAGCTTGGTACCATTAACAATCTGAGGAAACTAGTCAATGAAGCTCATTCCAGAGATATGGCAGTGATTCTTGATTGGGTGGCCAACCATACCGCTTGGGATCATCCCTGGGTCACCGAGCACCCTACCTGGTACACGCAAGATGGTGCCGGCAATATCATGATTCCTGCTAATACAGGCTGGGAAGATGTGGCTGATCTCAACTATTCTAATTCAGGAATGAGACAAGAAATGATTAAATCAATGGAATTTTGGTTAGATGAGGCCGGTATTGATGGTTTTAGATTTGATGCCGTTGACTTTGTGCCAGAAGATTTTTGGTCAGACGCTACTGCTCAGTTGAATGCTCATTCTGATAAAGATCTGATTTTGCTAGCTGAAGGTGGGGCACCAGTAAATTTCCAATCGGGTTTTGATTTAAATTATGCCTTTGATTTCAATAATACATTAAGAGACGTTTTTGGAAATAATGGCAGCGCCAACCTGATCTTTAATACTAATGCCTCTGAATATACTGCTATAGGCGATGGCCTAAAGCTAAGATACTCTACTAATCATGATGTTTATGGGCATGATGGTACCCTGAATCAGTTTTATAAGAACGATGCTGGTTCATTGGCAGCGTTTGCTACTTGTCTGTATATGAAGGGGATACCATTGATCTATACAGGTCAGGAGATCAATTTCCCTAATCTTATTTCCTTCTTTGACTATAACTATTTGCCATGGGATTCTAATCCCGGTCTTATACAATCCTATCAGGAGCTATTGTCAATAAGAAAAGATCATGAAGTTTTTATAGATGGTGATCTGATCTCTTACCCTGATAATAATGCCCTGGTTTATGTGAGAGAAAATGATGCAGAAAAAATACTGGTGATGATTAATGTGAGAAATGCTACTACCTCATATACTTTGCCGGAAGCGCTTCAGAATACCAGCTGGTCTAATTTGATGTCTGGTGATGGTACTACACTAAACGACGCTGTTACTCTAAACCCATTTGAAATTCAGCTGCTAAAAGCAAACTAA
- a CDS encoding SusE domain-containing protein, with protein sequence MMDIKMNSIYRLLAVFALIIGFISCEDDRLLPETDPEVKAPEMLSPLPDYSKVIHGSDSGEVMTFVWSEVHYGVSTPVGYTVTIDTATNNFANEVVLGSSDKNYLNINIERLNDILINRLGLPANEKSELEVRVTSNLTTVDSLVSDAVVISITPYMPVDEEEPEPVDPPERLWVPGDYQGWDPAAAPTLRLVGENLYEGYVYISMASGFKFTSSPDWDHINYGDSGTPGELSTDGLDPSLGTETPGYYRFIVNTADLTYQMDLISSWGLIGTATPGIWDNSTPMTFDAAKEEWTVTQDLVAGALKFRANNAWDINLGPADSNAMSGRLINTDGAISIPSDGNYTITIDLNTTDNPYDYTYKVVKN encoded by the coding sequence ATGATGGATATTAAAATGAACTCTATATATAGATTATTAGCAGTTTTTGCTTTGATCATCGGTTTTATCTCTTGTGAAGATGATAGACTATTACCGGAAACTGATCCTGAGGTAAAAGCGCCTGAAATGTTAAGTCCGCTACCGGATTACTCTAAAGTTATTCATGGTTCAGACAGTGGTGAAGTGATGACGTTTGTTTGGTCAGAAGTTCATTACGGAGTTAGCACTCCAGTGGGCTATACTGTTACCATAGATACTGCTACGAATAACTTTGCCAATGAAGTGGTGCTGGGTTCATCTGATAAGAACTATCTAAACATCAACATTGAAAGGTTAAATGATATTTTGATCAATAGACTTGGTTTGCCAGCGAATGAGAAATCAGAACTGGAAGTACGAGTAACTTCAAACCTAACTACTGTTGATTCTTTAGTTTCTGATGCCGTAGTGATTTCGATCACACCATATATGCCAGTGGATGAAGAAGAGCCAGAGCCAGTGGATCCTCCAGAAAGATTATGGGTGCCGGGTGATTATCAGGGGTGGGATCCTGCAGCTGCCCCTACTTTGAGGTTAGTAGGTGAGAATTTGTACGAAGGCTATGTGTATATCAGTATGGCTTCAGGATTCAAATTTACCAGTTCACCGGATTGGGATCACATTAACTACGGTGACTCAGGTACTCCGGGAGAGCTTTCTACTGATGGTTTGGATCCGAGTTTAGGTACTGAAACTCCTGGTTATTATCGTTTCATTGTGAATACAGCTGACCTTACTTACCAAATGGACCTGATCTCTTCATGGGGACTTATCGGTACAGCTACACCTGGCATCTGGGATAATTCTACCCCTATGACTTTTGATGCTGCCAAGGAAGAATGGACGGTTACGCAAGATTTAGTGGCAGGAGCTTTAAAATTCAGAGCTAACAATGCCTGGGATATCAACCTCGGCCCTGCGGATAGTAATGCTATGAGTGGCAGGCTGATCAATACTGATGGTGCCATAAGCATCCCTTCGGATGGAAACTATACCATTACTATAGATTTAAATACCACTGATAACCCTTATGACTACACATATAAGGTAGTGAAAAATTAA
- a CDS encoding RagB/SusD family nutrient uptake outer membrane protein, translated as MKIHKILLLTTVISTGLFSCINDLDTEPIDSKVISSATVFDDPLAYKQFLAKLYGALTLTGQRGEAGLPEISANDEGTTSFLRTYWSAQEVTTDEAINAWGDAGLDEFHSHAWSDNNLYVKLLYQRIFINIAYCNEYIREVSSRVDGLSGDLKGDVEHYLAEARFLRALYYYYAMDLYGNVPFVTEEDGTGAYFPPQIKRADLFAFIEQELLEVIPDMAAPRTNEYARADQAAAWSLLARMYLNAEVYLGAGNKKYTECITYSKKVIDAGYSLHASYAELFMADNDVHRNEMILPVAEDGDYTRNYGGTTYIVHASIGSNAESLGITGGWSGNRPTTTFVNIFDDPSGATDQRAKFSTQDQLSTEINDPAKFQQGYRAMKFSNRTAGGDNGSDLTFVDTDFPIFRLADVYLMYAEAVLRGGTGGDQATALSYVNALRERAYGDDSGNISAAELNLNFILDERGRELYWEGHRRTDLVRYGLFTSDNYTWDWKGGVKSGKGTDSHLNIFPIPFSDRSINTNLEQNDGY; from the coding sequence ATGAAAATACATAAAATACTACTACTCACCACCGTGATTAGCACCGGCCTTTTTTCCTGTATTAATGATTTGGATACTGAGCCTATAGATAGTAAAGTAATCTCTTCGGCTACTGTTTTTGATGATCCATTGGCTTACAAACAGTTTCTAGCCAAATTATATGGAGCACTTACACTTACAGGGCAAAGAGGAGAAGCAGGGCTTCCGGAAATATCAGCTAATGATGAAGGAACCACCTCTTTTCTAAGAACTTACTGGAGTGCTCAGGAAGTAACTACAGACGAGGCTATCAATGCCTGGGGAGATGCTGGTCTTGATGAGTTTCATAGCCATGCATGGTCTGATAATAACCTGTACGTGAAGCTTTTATATCAAAGAATCTTCATCAACATCGCTTATTGTAATGAGTATATCAGAGAGGTGTCTTCCAGAGTAGATGGACTTTCTGGGGATTTGAAAGGTGATGTGGAACATTATTTAGCTGAGGCCAGATTCTTAAGAGCTCTTTATTACTACTATGCAATGGACTTGTATGGTAATGTACCCTTCGTAACAGAAGAGGACGGTACAGGAGCTTACTTTCCACCTCAGATTAAAAGAGCTGATCTTTTCGCTTTTATAGAGCAGGAGTTATTAGAAGTAATTCCAGACATGGCAGCGCCAAGGACCAACGAATATGCCAGAGCAGATCAGGCAGCTGCATGGTCTTTATTAGCCAGAATGTATCTGAATGCGGAAGTGTACTTAGGTGCTGGAAACAAGAAATATACAGAATGTATCACCTACAGCAAGAAAGTTATCGATGCTGGTTACAGTCTGCATGCCAGCTATGCTGAGCTCTTTATGGCTGATAATGATGTGCATAGAAATGAAATGATCTTACCAGTGGCGGAAGATGGAGATTACACAAGAAACTATGGTGGAACTACTTACATTGTTCACGCTTCTATCGGTTCCAACGCGGAGAGCTTAGGAATTACCGGTGGGTGGTCAGGCAACAGGCCTACAACCACTTTCGTGAATATTTTCGATGATCCTAGTGGCGCTACAGATCAGCGTGCTAAGTTCTCTACTCAAGATCAATTATCCACAGAAATTAATGATCCTGCTAAGTTTCAGCAAGGCTATAGAGCCATGAAGTTTAGCAACCGTACTGCTGGTGGAGATAATGGCTCTGATCTCACTTTCGTAGATACAGATTTCCCAATCTTCAGATTAGCCGATGTGTACTTGATGTATGCTGAAGCGGTTCTTCGAGGAGGTACTGGCGGAGACCAGGCCACAGCATTATCTTATGTAAATGCCTTAAGAGAAAGGGCTTATGGAGATGATTCTGGAAATATTTCAGCCGCTGAGCTTAACCTGAATTTTATTCTGGACGAAAGAGGAAGAGAGTTATACTGGGAAGGTCACAGAAGAACGGACCTTGTAAGGTACGGCCTTTTCACTTCGGATAATTACACCTGGGATTGGAAAGGTGGAGTAAAGAGCGGTAAAGGCACGGACTCCCATCTGAACATATTCCCAATTCCTTTCAGCGACAGATCAATTAACACAAACCTTGAACAAAATGATGGATATTAA